The proteins below are encoded in one region of Parvicella tangerina:
- a CDS encoding lytic transglycosylase domain-containing protein, whose amino-acid sequence MRNWKVITLLWLAFSSCTHYAQQHLTPEERAFVDRCDSLMVAHFRELDSFTWDTSALNVYNYEDHEKPQVSDEELLARIEEMDENSPFDFVANDASLAMIKLYVRKRYRLTSRMLGLSTLYFPIFETKLSAYHIPYEIKYLPIVESALNPKAISRSGAGGLWQFMPPTGRDYGLNIGSMVDDRFDPYLATEAACKYLSKLYAIYGDWSLSLAAYNAGQGTVNKAIRRSGGHVDYWSIREFLPKETQNYVPAFIAVNYVMNYASHHNIYPRVPKFFEYEMDTIHVHHRIDFGVMENWLDYNRTKLAYLNPMYLSEIVPASKEKGMPIKMPVKLIGRYMDLEDSIVKYSSLEYKYWVAENQPAREEIKHVIKSGETLESIAKKYYCSVQDIKAWNTLTKIRMKPGRKIRVFKLVHEPDDYKEKFVHQKAGAGEVEDVVVKDEQYIYHVVKKGDTLWDIAKSYNCSVDEIKNLNKDKDISTLHSGTKLKVVKR is encoded by the coding sequence ATGAGGAACTGGAAAGTCATAACGCTATTATGGCTGGCTTTCTCCAGTTGTACCCATTACGCTCAACAGCACCTAACCCCAGAGGAACGAGCCTTTGTAGATCGCTGTGATAGCCTTATGGTAGCCCATTTTCGAGAGCTAGACTCCTTCACCTGGGATACATCTGCACTTAATGTTTACAATTATGAGGACCATGAGAAGCCGCAAGTTTCTGATGAAGAGTTGTTAGCAAGAATCGAAGAGATGGATGAGAACTCCCCTTTCGATTTTGTGGCCAATGATGCCTCGCTAGCGATGATAAAACTCTATGTAAGGAAACGATACCGTCTCACTTCAAGAATGCTTGGTTTATCAACGTTATATTTTCCCATTTTTGAAACAAAACTTTCTGCCTATCACATTCCTTACGAAATCAAATACCTTCCTATTGTGGAGTCAGCCCTAAACCCTAAAGCAATTTCAAGGTCAGGAGCTGGAGGTCTTTGGCAGTTTATGCCACCCACAGGTAGAGATTACGGACTCAATATTGGGTCTATGGTGGATGATCGATTTGACCCGTATTTGGCTACTGAGGCGGCATGTAAATACCTGTCTAAACTTTATGCGATTTATGGAGATTGGAGTTTGTCTTTAGCGGCATATAATGCTGGTCAAGGAACGGTCAACAAGGCAATCAGAAGGTCAGGAGGACATGTGGATTACTGGAGTATACGAGAGTTTTTGCCCAAAGAAACGCAGAACTATGTTCCCGCTTTTATTGCTGTGAATTATGTTATGAATTACGCTTCACACCATAATATCTACCCCCGAGTACCCAAATTTTTTGAATACGAGATGGATACTATTCATGTTCATCATCGCATTGATTTTGGCGTAATGGAAAATTGGTTGGACTATAACAGGACAAAGTTAGCGTATCTTAATCCTATGTATTTATCAGAGATTGTTCCAGCAAGCAAAGAAAAGGGCATGCCAATAAAAATGCCGGTCAAGCTGATTGGTAGATACATGGACCTCGAAGATTCGATCGTTAAATACTCTAGTCTGGAATATAAATACTGGGTAGCGGAAAATCAACCCGCCCGAGAGGAAATAAAACATGTGATCAAAAGTGGTGAAACACTAGAGAGTATTGCGAAGAAGTACTATTGCTCCGTGCAGGATATTAAGGCGTGGAATACCCTTACCAAAATCAGGATGAAACCTGGAAGAAAGATTCGGGTGTTTAAGTTAGTTCATGAGCCTGATGATTACAAGGAAAAGTTCGTTCATCAAAAAGCAGGAGCTGGAGAGGTCGAAGATGTGGTGGTGAAGGATGAGCAATACATTTATCATGTTGTCAAGAAAGGTGATACGCTTTGGGATATTGCAAAATCTTATAACTGCTCTGTAGATGAGATCAAAAACCTGAACAAGGATAAAGATATTTCAACACTTCACTCTGGCACGAAACTAAAAGTGGTGAAACGATGA
- a CDS encoding IPExxxVDY family protein, with protein MKYALDEEYDFDFHLLGISCHEKDYRICWAINQALGLNLAKEEQDIEVFMKKSNRSSLHAMFTYFHEESETDYRLIANRSTLGILIPEKAQADYLFMVTDTAERSAQELRSKVNEIPFVLTSFIIDVESLKSKENLIF; from the coding sequence ATGAAGTATGCTTTGGATGAAGAATATGATTTTGATTTTCACCTGCTGGGTATCAGCTGTCACGAAAAAGATTACCGTATTTGCTGGGCAATTAATCAAGCGCTGGGTTTAAACTTAGCAAAGGAAGAACAGGATATTGAGGTGTTCATGAAGAAAAGTAACCGAAGTAGTTTACACGCAATGTTTACCTATTTTCATGAAGAATCCGAGACAGATTACAGGTTGATAGCAAATCGAAGTACACTGGGAATCCTTATTCCAGAGAAGGCGCAAGCAGACTATTTGTTTATGGTAACGGATACTGCCGAAAGATCAGCTCAGGAGTTGAGATCAAAAGTGAATGAGATCCCATTTGTTCTTACTTCTTTTATTATCGATGTGGAATCGTTAAAGTCAAAAGAAAACCTTATCTTTTAA
- the pyk gene encoding pyruvate kinase, translated as MMDRKTKIVATLGPASNSYEQIRRLVEAGVNVCRLNFSHGKHENLVNVIENIRKINDDLGVHTAILGDLQGPKIRVGEMEQDTVLEDGQEFILTNTECIGNSERAYISYQEIAKDVKPGENILMDDGKLQMEVVSTNYSDQVVLKVIHGGVLSSKKGVNLPNTKISQPCLTEKDLVDLDFCLEHNLDWIGLSFVRSARDIIELKHIISSKNKASRVVAKIEKPEAVAELSDIIKVTDAVMVARGDLGVEIPMQDVPILQKEIVHKCQINAKPVIIATQMMESMIENIAPTRAEVTDVANAVMDGADAVMLSGETSVGAHPVEVIEAMCKIINKVEKDYGQLYEQERVPEKNQERFITDSICFNACRLSSRVDAKAIVTMTHSGYTGFKISSQRPRAKIFVFSGNKRLLTTMSLVWGVKTFYYDKMVSTDHTIADIKYLLKKQNFVKEGDLIINTASMPIEEKGNTNMLKLSYIE; from the coding sequence ATGATGGATAGAAAAACGAAAATAGTAGCAACGCTTGGACCTGCATCTAATTCTTACGAGCAGATCAGGCGTTTGGTTGAGGCTGGAGTGAACGTATGTAGGCTGAATTTTTCTCATGGTAAACATGAGAACCTCGTTAATGTGATCGAGAATATTAGAAAGATCAATGATGATCTTGGGGTACATACCGCCATTTTAGGAGATCTTCAAGGTCCCAAGATCCGAGTAGGAGAAATGGAACAAGATACAGTGTTGGAAGACGGACAAGAGTTTATCTTAACCAACACAGAGTGTATTGGAAATAGTGAGCGTGCATACATCTCTTATCAGGAAATAGCTAAGGATGTTAAGCCAGGAGAAAACATCCTTATGGATGATGGCAAGTTGCAAATGGAAGTGGTGAGTACCAATTATTCAGACCAAGTAGTGCTAAAAGTGATTCATGGAGGGGTGCTGTCATCGAAAAAAGGCGTTAACCTACCCAACACAAAAATATCACAGCCTTGTTTAACGGAGAAAGATCTGGTAGACCTTGATTTTTGCTTGGAACATAACTTAGATTGGATTGGTCTTTCGTTTGTGAGATCAGCAAGAGATATTATTGAATTGAAACATATTATCTCTTCCAAGAATAAGGCGTCAAGAGTTGTAGCAAAGATTGAAAAGCCTGAGGCAGTTGCTGAACTCAGTGATATTATCAAGGTGACTGATGCAGTAATGGTTGCAAGAGGTGACCTGGGTGTAGAGATTCCTATGCAAGACGTTCCTATCTTACAGAAAGAGATCGTGCATAAGTGCCAAATCAATGCAAAACCAGTCATCATTGCCACTCAAATGATGGAAAGTATGATTGAGAACATAGCCCCTACCAGAGCAGAAGTGACAGATGTGGCTAACGCTGTGATGGATGGAGCAGATGCGGTTATGTTGAGCGGAGAAACTTCTGTGGGCGCACACCCAGTTGAAGTAATCGAAGCCATGTGTAAGATCATTAATAAGGTAGAAAAAGACTACGGACAGCTTTATGAGCAGGAACGTGTCCCAGAAAAAAATCAGGAGAGGTTTATTACTGATAGCATCTGTTTCAATGCATGCAGACTTTCTTCTAGAGTAGATGCGAAAGCCATCGTAACGATGACGCATTCTGGTTATACTGGTTTTAAAATAAGTAGCCAGCGGCCACGTGCTAAGATTTTCGTGTTCTCTGGAAATAAAAGACTTCTAACGACCATGTCACTCGTGTGGGGAGTTAAGACTTTCTATTATGACAAAATGGTAAGTACGGATCATACGATTGCAGACATAAAATACTTGCTTAAAAAACAAAACTTTGTAAAAGAGGGTGACTTGATCATCAATACTGCATCCATGCCGATTGAAGAGAAAGGAAACACCAATATGTTAAAGCTAAGCTATATTGAATAA
- a CDS encoding TonB-dependent receptor codes for MRFLIVLFVLLSSLLLNAQVVVSGYVTDKTSGEPLIGATIYEESTKKGTTTNVYGYYSIALSGDSAILKFSFVGYGNQRFQFALNEDIKWNVEMDPFNELNEVAVNASQSSNIQDETQMSSIDLSMDKVKALPVFLGEKDVMKTIQLLPGIQSGTEGASGIYVRGGGPDQNLILLDGVPVYNASHLFGFFSVFNADAINSVQLIKGGFPAHYGGRLSSVIDIRMKEGNMKEFHGEGSIGLISAKLMLEGPIVKDKTSFAISGRRTYIDLLARPLIKAAAEDQGFGGYFFYDLNAKLNHKFSDKSRLYASGYFGNDKFYATLNDEYVDNGTTYSYRFENQLKWGNGIAALRWNYLINPKLFSNTTLTFSKYNFVVGFSEQDEQISSTGTESQEFSFQYLSGIRDYSAKVDFDYTPHPDHYVKFGTGYTYHTFTPGVNTFRQEQGSTVEIDTTFGATLINASEFWAYAEDDYKITTRLKANLGAHFSGFIVNGRTYLSFQPRASVRFMLNENSSIKASYAQMAQFLHLLTNTGIGLPTDLWVPPTDTIKPQYSTQYAIGYAQTIAKKYELSVEGYYKKMTNLIEYKDGASFFGNQESWEEKIEVGEGMAYGAEILIEKKVGKTSGWIGYTLSWSNRTFENLNFGETFPYRYDRRHDIGVAITHKFNERVDIGVVWVYGTGNAVSLGTERYLSYDAAFNGYYWEGQEIEHIDSRNGYRMPSYHRLDIGVNLHKKMAKWERTWSFGVYNMYNRQNPFYLYFSYDDSGDRRLTQISLFPLIPSFSYSFKF; via the coding sequence ATGAGATTTTTAATTGTACTCTTTGTACTTCTGTCCTCACTGTTGCTGAACGCGCAAGTAGTGGTTTCAGGTTATGTGACAGATAAAACCTCTGGTGAGCCACTTATCGGTGCAACTATTTATGAGGAGTCTACTAAAAAAGGAACAACAACCAATGTGTATGGATATTACAGCATTGCTTTGTCGGGTGATAGTGCCATATTGAAATTCTCGTTTGTAGGTTATGGCAATCAACGTTTTCAGTTTGCTTTGAACGAGGATATTAAATGGAATGTGGAGATGGATCCTTTTAATGAGTTAAATGAGGTTGCTGTCAATGCGAGTCAGTCAAGCAATATTCAAGATGAGACACAAATGAGTTCCATCGATCTTTCCATGGACAAGGTGAAGGCGCTTCCCGTGTTTTTAGGAGAGAAGGATGTGATGAAAACGATTCAGTTACTTCCAGGTATCCAGAGTGGAACAGAAGGTGCAAGTGGTATATATGTTAGGGGAGGAGGTCCTGATCAAAACTTGATTTTGTTGGACGGAGTTCCCGTGTACAATGCCTCGCATTTGTTTGGCTTCTTTTCAGTGTTCAATGCAGATGCCATCAATTCGGTTCAGTTGATCAAAGGAGGTTTTCCTGCGCATTATGGAGGTCGATTATCCTCTGTGATTGATATTAGAATGAAAGAAGGAAACATGAAAGAGTTCCATGGAGAGGGATCAATTGGTTTGATTAGTGCAAAACTGATGCTTGAGGGACCAATTGTAAAGGATAAAACCTCATTCGCCATATCCGGAAGAAGAACCTATATTGACCTTCTGGCAAGACCCTTGATAAAGGCCGCGGCTGAAGACCAAGGGTTTGGAGGTTATTTTTTCTATGACCTCAATGCAAAATTGAATCATAAATTCTCTGATAAGAGTAGGTTGTATGCAAGTGGATATTTTGGCAATGATAAGTTTTACGCTACCCTAAATGATGAGTATGTGGATAATGGAACTACTTATAGTTATCGATTTGAAAACCAATTAAAGTGGGGAAATGGAATAGCAGCTTTGAGATGGAATTACCTGATCAATCCAAAACTTTTCAGTAATACTACGCTTACTTTTAGTAAGTACAATTTTGTAGTGGGCTTTAGTGAGCAAGACGAGCAAATTTCTTCAACTGGAACGGAGTCTCAGGAGTTTTCCTTTCAATATCTTTCTGGGATAAGAGACTATTCTGCCAAAGTTGATTTTGACTATACGCCACACCCTGATCATTATGTCAAGTTTGGGACGGGGTATACGTATCATACCTTCACACCAGGTGTAAATACGTTTAGGCAAGAACAAGGAAGTACAGTAGAGATTGATACTACTTTTGGAGCGACTTTAATTAACGCAAGTGAATTCTGGGCTTATGCAGAAGATGATTATAAGATTACAACTAGATTAAAGGCTAATTTGGGAGCACACTTTTCTGGTTTCATCGTCAATGGAAGAACATATTTGTCCTTTCAACCTAGAGCATCTGTTCGCTTCATGCTGAACGAAAACAGTTCAATCAAGGCTTCTTACGCGCAAATGGCTCAGTTTCTGCACTTGCTGACCAACACGGGTATTGGTCTCCCCACAGATCTTTGGGTGCCGCCAACGGATACAATTAAGCCTCAATATTCAACTCAATATGCAATTGGATATGCGCAAACTATTGCAAAGAAATATGAGTTAAGCGTTGAAGGGTATTATAAAAAGATGACCAACTTGATTGAATATAAAGATGGCGCATCTTTCTTCGGCAATCAAGAATCCTGGGAAGAAAAGATTGAAGTAGGAGAAGGAATGGCTTATGGAGCGGAAATATTAATAGAAAAGAAAGTGGGCAAAACAAGTGGTTGGATCGGCTATACGCTTTCCTGGAGTAACCGAACTTTCGAGAACTTAAATTTCGGAGAAACATTTCCTTATCGTTATGACAGAAGACATGATATCGGTGTGGCGATAACCCACAAATTTAACGAGCGAGTAGATATTGGAGTAGTCTGGGTTTACGGAACCGGAAATGCGGTGTCGCTGGGGACAGAAAGGTACCTGTCTTATGATGCTGCTTTTAATGGTTATTATTGGGAGGGTCAGGAAATCGAACACATAGACTCAAGAAACGGTTACAGAATGCCCTCATATCATCGTTTGGATATAGGAGTGAACCTGCATAAGAAGATGGCAAAATGGGAAAGGACTTGGTCATTTGGTGTCTATAACATGTATAACAGACAAAATCCGTTTTATTTATATTTTAGTTACGATGATAGTGGCGATCGCAGGTTGACTCAAATTAGCTTGTTTCCGCTTATCCCATCGTTTAGTTATAGCTTTAAGTTTTGA
- a CDS encoding DUF4249 domain-containing protein, with protein MKNFVYILLISLSFISCEKYIDFDAEVKQPKLVINGIINPDSTFDIHISRSLSVIDNAELSIVEDATVNILDENGGVYETLSYYYDGHYLGVQKPMNNQRYSIEVATPGFEDVSSSTAIPNLVSLSDVDTLGVEDVDGFKELELTITFQDIANEENFYMLEVFAADLVSGQVYLNPMSMRSDDVTLGLDENGYDTQVFFSDELFDGETKTLVVYVEDTRDYDDYIEIRMTSITQELERYARTQNAYENNYGNPFAQPVQVYSNVEGGFGIFAGYQVSRKKITF; from the coding sequence ATGAAGAATTTTGTTTACATATTGTTAATTAGTTTAAGTTTTATATCCTGCGAAAAGTACATTGACTTCGATGCAGAAGTAAAGCAGCCGAAGTTAGTGATCAATGGTATTATAAACCCAGATAGCACCTTTGATATTCATATTAGCAGGAGCTTGAGTGTGATTGATAATGCCGAACTAAGTATTGTAGAAGATGCAACCGTCAACATCCTAGATGAAAATGGAGGGGTATATGAAACCCTCTCATATTATTATGATGGGCATTATCTGGGAGTGCAAAAACCGATGAATAATCAGCGTTATTCGATAGAGGTTGCTACTCCTGGTTTTGAAGATGTGTCGTCTTCTACGGCTATTCCCAATTTAGTCAGTCTTAGTGATGTAGACACCTTGGGAGTAGAGGATGTGGATGGATTCAAAGAATTGGAGTTAACCATCACTTTTCAGGACATTGCCAACGAGGAGAACTTCTATATGTTAGAGGTATTTGCTGCAGACTTGGTTAGTGGTCAGGTTTATCTGAACCCGATGTCGATGCGCTCTGATGATGTCACGCTCGGGCTTGATGAGAATGGATACGATACGCAAGTCTTCTTTTCTGATGAATTGTTTGATGGAGAGACAAAAACACTAGTTGTTTATGTGGAGGACACGCGCGATTATGATGACTATATTGAGATTAGAATGACGAGTATTACACAGGAGTTAGAGCGGTATGCAAGAACGCAAAATGCCTATGAAAACAACTACGGGAATCCTTTTGCACAACCTGTGCAGGTTTACTCTAATGTTGAAGGTGGATTTGGTATTTTTGCAGGTTATCAGGTCAGCCGAAAAAAGATCACTTTTTAA
- the prmC gene encoding peptide chain release factor N(5)-glutamine methyltransferase, with amino-acid sequence MPNVNEITLISSYLFVNMFVQINTLQAVKEYFEEGLASVYSSNEITTLFEITCEHFMGWNKLEQKMKLDAKLSESELLDFHFTLKRLRNSEPIQYILGEAPFYGLNLKVSSATLIPRPETEELVGLIIRNISPIATVIDIGTGTGCIPIAINHQLPNTQVFATDISEEALKIATENSRNSTTKISFARHDILHQNDLPESFPEQFDVMISNPPYVKKIEQLNMQKSVLNYEPHLALFVDDDDPLVFYHAIAQLAANKLKKGGTLYFEINQYLGLETKQLVEGMGFTNVTIVKDINSNDRILYAEK; translated from the coding sequence ATGCCAAACGTAAATGAAATAACATTAATTTCGTCTTATCTTTTTGTGAATATGTTTGTCCAGATCAACACACTTCAGGCTGTTAAGGAGTACTTTGAAGAAGGGTTAGCGTCCGTCTACTCTTCAAACGAGATCACCACTTTGTTTGAAATTACCTGTGAGCACTTCATGGGGTGGAATAAACTGGAACAGAAAATGAAGTTGGATGCAAAGCTTTCTGAATCTGAATTACTCGATTTCCATTTCACACTTAAGCGACTTCGAAATAGTGAGCCTATACAATACATATTGGGAGAAGCTCCTTTTTATGGATTGAACTTGAAGGTTTCGTCAGCTACTTTAATTCCCCGGCCTGAAACAGAAGAACTGGTAGGCCTTATAATTAGAAATATTAGTCCAATAGCAACAGTTATCGATATCGGCACTGGAACAGGCTGTATTCCCATTGCGATAAATCACCAGTTACCTAACACCCAAGTTTTCGCAACTGATATTTCGGAAGAAGCGCTGAAAATTGCCACCGAAAATTCGAGGAATTCAACTACTAAAATCTCTTTTGCTCGTCACGACATTTTACATCAAAACGATCTGCCTGAATCTTTTCCAGAACAGTTTGATGTGATGATAAGTAACCCTCCGTACGTCAAAAAAATCGAACAGCTCAACATGCAAAAAAGTGTATTGAATTACGAACCGCATTTGGCACTATTTGTGGATGATGACGATCCGTTGGTCTTTTATCATGCAATTGCTCAACTAGCGGCTAACAAATTAAAAAAAGGAGGAACATTGTATTTTGAGATCAATCAATACTTAGGTTTGGAAACCAAGCAACTTGTTGAAGGAATGGGGTTCACCAATGTAACAATCGTTAAGGACATTAATAGTAATGATAGAATACTATATGCTGAAAAGTAA
- a CDS encoding ATP-grasp domain-containing protein, translating into MNAIEYDVVVLTEDRYAYPEKVVDYTKNVLVEDALLLNALNALGLRVARFSWSDPNVDWSKVKAVVFRTTWDYFDRYDEFKPWFDKLKNSLVMYNDASILEWNQDKIYLQEMFDKGVHIPETIFIEKGDARRLEDVVNGLSTDEFVLKPNISGAARLTFRLQKSECKDFEDKYREMIDREDFMVQAFQKQILTRGEVSLMLINGEYTHAVLKRGKSGDFRVQDDFGGTAVPYDPNQEEIDFANKCFNLLEIKPQYCRVDIIWDNENNLALSELELIEPELWMRTCPKAATKLAQAIANDLAKR; encoded by the coding sequence ATGAACGCAATAGAATATGACGTAGTTGTTCTAACTGAGGATAGATATGCCTATCCAGAAAAAGTAGTGGACTATACCAAGAATGTTTTAGTAGAAGATGCTTTACTGCTTAATGCTTTAAATGCATTGGGCTTGCGTGTGGCTCGTTTTTCTTGGTCAGACCCTAATGTGGATTGGTCCAAAGTAAAAGCTGTAGTGTTCAGAACAACGTGGGATTACTTTGATCGATACGATGAGTTTAAGCCTTGGTTTGATAAATTGAAAAATAGTCTGGTCATGTATAACGATGCATCTATTTTAGAGTGGAATCAAGACAAGATCTATCTCCAGGAGATGTTCGATAAAGGAGTTCATATCCCAGAGACCATTTTTATTGAAAAGGGAGATGCTCGAAGATTGGAAGACGTAGTGAATGGTCTATCTACGGATGAATTCGTGTTAAAACCCAATATATCTGGAGCTGCCCGTTTAACATTTAGACTACAGAAAAGCGAATGTAAAGACTTTGAGGATAAGTACAGAGAAATGATCGATCGGGAAGATTTTATGGTGCAAGCTTTCCAAAAACAAATCCTGACAAGAGGAGAGGTCTCCTTGATGTTAATTAATGGAGAATATACGCATGCCGTATTAAAAAGAGGGAAGTCAGGAGACTTTAGAGTTCAAGATGATTTTGGGGGTACTGCTGTTCCTTATGATCCTAATCAAGAAGAAATCGATTTTGCCAATAAGTGTTTTAACCTGCTTGAGATTAAACCACAGTATTGCCGTGTTGATATTATTTGGGATAATGAAAATAATCTAGCCCTTTCTGAATTGGAGTTGATAGAACCTGAACTTTGGATGAGAACCTGTCCGAAAGCCGCTACAAAATTAGCGCAAGCGATTGCTAATGATTTAGCTAAACGATAA
- a CDS encoding ATP-dependent DNA helicase codes for MEEFEGQLIHNLGFPPTPDQAKAANALARFVYSLNSQVGLILKGYAGTGKTSLIGALVKTLDQNKMKSVLLAPTGRAAKVLAGHSGKDAMTIHKKIYFQARVKGKITYRLGKNLHKNTLFIVDEASMIASENGLEFSDSRDLLDDLFRFVYNGFNCKLLFIGDTAQLPPVGSSFSPALDKQYLEGAYGIPFGSIQLKTVVRQGEDSGILYNATKLRVQMLQQDFNLKLEANHTDAIAIDGYTLQDELETAISQEGEENVIVICRSNKRSNLFNQNIRHRILYKEEEVATGDLMMVLKNNYFWIDPTSKISFIANGDSIEILRIKRTEKLYGFNFADVTAQFVDYPDEPEFDCKIILDAIMSDKASLSWEQQNELFNAIEEDYMDIRDKRKRMAKVMKSPYFNALQVKFAYSVTCHKSQGGQWPIVFIDQGFLPPDGIDYEYMRWLYTAITRATEKVYFVNFNPEFIV; via the coding sequence ATGGAAGAATTCGAGGGTCAACTCATTCATAATTTAGGATTTCCGCCTACTCCCGATCAAGCCAAAGCAGCAAATGCACTTGCCAGGTTTGTTTACTCCTTGAACTCTCAGGTGGGGTTGATCCTGAAAGGATACGCTGGAACAGGAAAAACAAGTTTAATCGGAGCTCTAGTCAAGACACTCGATCAAAACAAAATGAAAAGTGTTTTACTCGCTCCTACAGGCAGAGCGGCTAAAGTATTAGCCGGACATAGTGGCAAAGACGCCATGACCATTCACAAAAAAATCTATTTTCAGGCAAGAGTAAAAGGGAAAATCACCTATCGATTGGGTAAAAATCTTCACAAGAACACCTTATTTATTGTGGATGAAGCCAGTATGATCGCATCAGAAAATGGACTGGAGTTTTCAGACTCTAGAGATTTATTAGATGACCTCTTTCGATTTGTCTATAATGGCTTTAATTGTAAACTTCTTTTCATTGGTGACACCGCTCAACTCCCTCCTGTGGGCAGCTCGTTTAGCCCAGCATTAGACAAACAATATCTTGAAGGAGCCTACGGTATTCCTTTTGGCTCAATTCAGTTAAAAACGGTTGTGCGTCAAGGGGAAGACTCTGGTATTCTTTATAACGCTACAAAGCTTCGAGTTCAAATGCTTCAACAAGATTTTAACCTTAAACTTGAAGCAAATCATACAGATGCAATTGCTATTGATGGCTATACCTTACAAGATGAATTAGAAACTGCTATCAGTCAGGAAGGCGAGGAAAATGTTATTGTGATATGCAGATCAAATAAACGCTCCAACCTCTTCAATCAAAATATTAGACATCGAATACTTTACAAGGAAGAGGAGGTAGCTACTGGAGATCTGATGATGGTCCTTAAAAACAACTATTTCTGGATTGATCCAACCAGCAAGATCAGCTTCATAGCTAATGGCGATTCTATTGAAATCCTACGAATTAAAAGAACTGAAAAGCTTTATGGATTCAACTTTGCAGATGTCACCGCTCAATTTGTAGATTACCCCGATGAACCAGAGTTTGATTGTAAGATCATTTTGGATGCCATCATGTCTGATAAAGCATCACTTTCCTGGGAACAGCAAAATGAATTATTCAATGCTATTGAAGAAGACTACATGGATATCCGTGATAAAAGGAAGCGTATGGCTAAGGTTATGAAGAGCCCATATTTCAATGCACTTCAGGTCAAGTTTGCTTACAGTGTTACCTGCCATAAATCTCAAGGAGGGCAGTGGCCAATTGTCTTTATCGACCAAGGGTTTCTACCGCCAGATGGAATAGATTATGAGTATATGAGATGGTTATACACTGCTATTACTCGAGCAACAGAGAAAGTTTACTTTGTGAATTTCAATCCTGAATTTATCGTTTAG
- a CDS encoding 3'-5' exonuclease, giving the protein MLNNLDFSKIIFIDIETVPVIYHFSDLDDRGKELWDKKTRFLQDRDGLSPAQVYEKAGIYSEFAKVACISIGILANKDGEEQIRLRSFAGTDEKQLLQEFADMVNSKFAHPSYMLCAHNGKEFDFPFLSRRFLINGLMLPEMLNIAGKKPWEINHLDTMELWKFGDYKNYTSLELLTYVFDIPTPKDDIDGSQVAAVFYEEQDIDRIITYCEKDVIATIQLMRRYTNQPLIHDDFILST; this is encoded by the coding sequence ATGTTAAACAATCTCGACTTTTCCAAGATCATCTTTATAGACATCGAAACTGTTCCTGTCATCTATCATTTTTCAGATCTAGACGATCGTGGTAAGGAGTTGTGGGACAAGAAAACTCGTTTTCTTCAAGATCGGGATGGTCTCTCTCCGGCTCAAGTGTATGAAAAGGCAGGCATTTATTCTGAGTTTGCTAAAGTTGCCTGTATAAGCATTGGTATTCTTGCCAATAAAGATGGAGAAGAGCAAATCAGGCTGAGGTCATTTGCCGGCACAGATGAAAAACAATTACTGCAAGAGTTTGCTGATATGGTGAATAGTAAGTTCGCCCACCCAAGCTATATGCTATGTGCTCACAATGGTAAAGAGTTTGACTTTCCTTTCTTATCAAGGCGTTTTTTAATCAATGGTTTGATGCTTCCAGAAATGTTAAATATTGCAGGTAAAAAACCATGGGAGATCAATCACCTCGACACGATGGAGCTCTGGAAGTTCGGTGATTATAAGAACTACACTTCTTTAGAGCTATTGACTTATGTTTTTGATATACCAACACCCAAAGATGATATAGACGGCAGTCAGGTTGCGGCAGTGTTCTATGAGGAACAAGATATAGACCGAATCATTACGTATTGTGAAAAGGATGTAATCGCTACAATCCAATTAATGAGAAGGTACACGAACCAACCCTTAATCCATGATGACTTTATTCTAAGCACCTGA